The following proteins come from a genomic window of Limosilactobacillus reuteri:
- a CDS encoding NAD(P)-binding domain-containing protein has product MRKIGIIGLGHMGEMLANQLVMNGKADELVLIDKKDQLAIAIQADLNDAQTVLATHTKIIIQDYAALADADVLITAFGKSALMKQQPMAELETSYQQALQVGNKIFKSDFSGILINLTNPNEAITAVLQQKVGLPQKQVIGIGTVVETARVYRAIAEAAKVAAANVTGFVYGQHDGHQVFAWSTVRVNGQPLTAAINGHHLDQSQLKIKANLSNWYTLDGLGYNISAVTAWTLRIITAIFADEQLALPVAIYQPQYSTYISFPALIGRQGIGNLLLLKLYPLEEEEIKSAAATIKHQLDSLKNIKGE; this is encoded by the coding sequence ATGAGAAAGATTGGAATTATTGGTCTCGGTCATATGGGTGAAATGTTAGCTAACCAGTTGGTAATGAACGGAAAAGCTGACGAATTAGTGTTGATTGATAAGAAAGATCAACTAGCAATTGCAATTCAGGCCGATTTAAATGATGCGCAGACGGTCTTGGCAACCCATACAAAAATAATTATTCAAGATTATGCTGCCTTAGCTGATGCGGATGTCCTTATTACCGCCTTTGGAAAGAGTGCGTTGATGAAGCAGCAACCAATGGCCGAGCTTGAGACCAGCTATCAGCAGGCCTTACAAGTTGGTAATAAGATTTTTAAGAGTGATTTTAGTGGGATCTTAATTAACCTTACTAATCCTAATGAGGCAATTACTGCTGTCCTCCAGCAAAAAGTTGGCTTACCGCAAAAGCAAGTAATTGGGATTGGCACCGTTGTTGAAACTGCGCGCGTCTATCGGGCAATTGCAGAAGCAGCAAAGGTAGCTGCTGCCAATGTAACGGGCTTTGTCTATGGTCAGCATGATGGTCATCAAGTATTTGCTTGGTCAACTGTTCGCGTGAATGGCCAACCCTTAACCGCGGCAATCAATGGTCACCACTTAGACCAAAGCCAGCTTAAAATTAAGGCGAACCTTAGTAATTGGTACACGCTTGATGGATTAGGGTATAATATTAGTGCTGTTACTGCCTGGACTCTCCGAATTATTACGGCGATTTTCGCGGATGAACAATTAGCGTTGCCAGTTGCAATTTATCAGCCACAGTATTCAACTTACATCAGTTTTCCAGCGTTGATTGGCCGGCAAGGGATTGGTAATCTTCTTCTCTTAAAACTTTACCCATTAGAAGAAGAAGAGATTAAGAGTGCGGCAGCAACAATTAAGCATCAATTAGATTCTCTAAAAAATATTAAAGGGGAGTAG
- a CDS encoding glutamate--cysteine ligase → MGTDYDQLKAALKEPSLNAKLFSSQFGLEAKKHRILTNGRASRYPYPENLRSRQYNIYLNSGYTDDMMDFETDPVVGAKNAVRQLKMLEQIVISHLRSDERLWPLSMAPGPTYQHDLEYLQTAFTKKWDQQTHDYLGKKYGIVQEIFGDVHVNFSLDGGLINEIYHRFYADRYPNRIDFQNHLYFKLAQKFYLYQWLFTYLYGASPVSEDMPHSIPENLELPVRSLRCSDYGDDNFTNEQVTYTSYDQHFTELKHFMDNGTYYSMKEFFGPVRLRRHNHDVHDIDGALQEGIDYLEFRNFDLDPLSRTGISDDTINFLELMLLNSILSPLPDNLEERLAEAKKRNNEVALQKPKEQLPWMHEEAMQLIAELQNFIVEFNAPREYQLALKFVQRRVDDPSLTLSGQLADQLENGDLLSFGLKIANDRYTKNINFQHPLQAISDVYSDDVQQLVKAAIELGVQVDLQPTQVVLHIGNHQESYNAQAAFDFSKGARDVILSDFPEVQDFQENKRD, encoded by the coding sequence ATGGGAACCGATTATGATCAACTTAAAGCAGCTTTAAAAGAACCGTCATTAAATGCCAAACTTTTTTCTTCACAGTTTGGTTTAGAGGCAAAGAAGCACCGAATTTTGACCAATGGGCGGGCAAGTCGTTATCCATATCCTGAAAATCTGCGTTCACGGCAATATAATATTTATTTGAACTCAGGCTATACGGATGACATGATGGACTTTGAAACTGATCCAGTTGTTGGAGCTAAGAATGCAGTCCGGCAACTAAAAATGTTAGAACAAATTGTTATCTCACATTTACGGAGTGATGAACGCTTATGGCCGCTAAGTATGGCACCGGGACCGACTTATCAGCATGATCTTGAGTATTTACAAACGGCATTTACAAAAAAATGGGACCAACAGACTCATGATTATCTAGGCAAAAAATACGGCATTGTTCAAGAAATCTTTGGGGATGTTCATGTTAATTTTAGTTTAGATGGTGGATTAATCAACGAGATTTATCACCGCTTTTATGCGGACCGGTATCCAAACCGCATTGATTTTCAAAATCATCTTTACTTTAAACTAGCGCAAAAATTCTACCTTTATCAATGGTTATTTACGTACTTATATGGTGCAAGTCCGGTTTCTGAAGATATGCCACATAGTATTCCAGAGAATTTGGAGCTGCCAGTTCGTAGTTTGCGTTGTAGTGATTATGGGGATGACAATTTCACCAATGAGCAAGTTACCTATACTTCCTATGACCAGCATTTTACAGAACTAAAGCACTTCATGGATAATGGCACTTACTATAGTATGAAGGAATTCTTTGGTCCAGTACGATTACGACGGCATAACCATGATGTGCATGACATTGATGGGGCTTTACAAGAAGGTATTGATTATCTTGAGTTTCGTAATTTTGACCTTGATCCGTTGTCGCGGACAGGAATTAGTGATGATACGATTAACTTCCTTGAATTAATGCTTTTAAATAGTATTCTTTCACCATTACCTGATAACTTAGAAGAACGCTTAGCGGAAGCAAAAAAGCGGAATAATGAAGTAGCCTTGCAAAAACCGAAAGAGCAGTTACCGTGGATGCATGAAGAAGCGATGCAGTTAATTGCAGAATTGCAAAACTTTATTGTTGAGTTTAATGCTCCGCGAGAATATCAGCTTGCTTTGAAGTTCGTTCAACGACGAGTGGATGACCCCTCCTTAACTCTTAGCGGTCAGTTAGCAGATCAACTTGAAAATGGTGACTTATTATCATTTGGATTGAAGATTGCTAATGATCGTTATACAAAAAATATTAATTTCCAACATCCTCTGCAAGCAATTAGCGATGTTTACTCAGATGATGTTCAACAATTGGTCAAAGCTGCCATTGAGTTAGGCGTTCAAGTAGATTTGCAACCAACGCAAGTAGTATTACATATAGGGAATCATCAAGAAAGCTATAATGCTCAAGCAGCTTTTGATTTCTCAAAGGGTGCTCGTGATGTAATTCTTAGTGATTTCCCAGAAGTTCAGGATTTTCAGGAAAATAAAAGAGACTGA
- a CDS encoding DUF3114 domain-containing protein: MTNNIMKANQIGSINYIRTLKQSGLNAREQLDLIINHHLQAYIDNYGFLQFPPTVYQFSPQLAPTSFFYPYFRDLVVTAYSGKKGLKADLLGRKIHLFRSYLDRQNIAFIRQYQRPSLSPEATDFQRLLSYAHDNHLKLDFKTGANYHNRYHHKFAYPFNMKVQLVRNSYRWHANPARMIEFIVDIETGKFVSQWNTYQYDNQGRIDSDPAHYSTNQLRQIADTESFNYGIPYGDYYVTGKYRHTHQRLDITQPTDSQLRKVAKKYWQAPSDYDDGGNYADLVKNMQDVIAWRGVPDSQRIKVYADYVNSLKEHQCKNSGINHFFAKNKAYQQFYVPWWRRLV; the protein is encoded by the coding sequence ATGACAAATAATATAATGAAAGCAAATCAAATTGGCTCTATTAATTATATAAGAACCTTGAAGCAAAGCGGTCTCAACGCTCGTGAACAGCTTGACTTAATTATTAATCACCATTTACAAGCTTACATTGATAACTATGGATTTCTTCAATTTCCACCAACCGTCTATCAATTTTCACCGCAGTTAGCCCCTACCAGTTTTTTCTATCCTTATTTTCGTGATTTAGTTGTGACGGCTTATTCAGGGAAGAAAGGGCTAAAAGCTGATTTGTTAGGACGCAAAATTCATTTATTTCGTAGTTATCTTGATCGGCAAAATATCGCCTTTATTCGTCAATATCAGCGTCCTTCTCTTTCGCCGGAAGCAACTGATTTTCAACGATTGCTTTCCTATGCCCACGACAATCACCTTAAATTGGATTTTAAAACTGGTGCTAATTACCATAATCGTTACCACCATAAATTTGCTTATCCTTTTAATATGAAAGTTCAATTAGTTCGTAATTCGTATCGTTGGCATGCTAATCCTGCTAGGATGATTGAATTTATTGTTGATATCGAAACAGGAAAGTTTGTTAGTCAATGGAATACCTATCAATATGATAACCAAGGAAGAATTGATTCAGATCCCGCACACTATTCGACCAATCAATTACGGCAAATTGCGGATACAGAATCTTTTAACTATGGAATTCCCTATGGAGATTATTATGTAACTGGTAAATATCGGCACACTCATCAACGTCTTGATATTACTCAACCAACCGATAGTCAGCTTCGAAAGGTCGCTAAAAAATATTGGCAGGCACCTAGTGATTATGATGATGGCGGTAATTATGCTGACTTAGTAAAAAATATGCAGGATGTTATCGCATGGCGGGGTGTTCCGGATTCGCAACGAATAAAGGTTTATGCTGATTATGTCAATTCATTAAAAGAACATCAGTGTAAAAATAGCGGAATTAATCATTTCTTTGCTAAGAATAAAGCGTATCAGCAATTTTATGTTCCTTGGTGGCGGAGATTGGTATAA
- a CDS encoding GNAT family N-acetyltransferase produces the protein MQWFDKQFTELTVNELFAILKLRAQVFNGEQQSYYPDPDNSDLIAHHVFATADDEVVAYARYFIQNDVVTFGRVVVAPQARGIGLGGNIIEHLLSGIEENFPQFKIIIHAQAYVEDFYKKYGFESVGDHFIEAEREHVRMVHEPLNDIYDK, from the coding sequence ATGCAATGGTTTGATAAACAATTTACTGAACTAACAGTTAATGAACTTTTTGCCATACTTAAGTTACGAGCACAAGTTTTTAATGGAGAACAGCAGAGTTATTATCCTGATCCAGACAATAGTGACCTAATTGCGCACCATGTTTTTGCGACTGCTGATGATGAAGTAGTGGCCTATGCACGTTATTTTATTCAGAATGATGTTGTAACTTTTGGCCGCGTAGTTGTGGCTCCGCAAGCACGCGGTATTGGCTTGGGCGGAAACATTATTGAACATTTATTAAGCGGAATTGAAGAGAATTTTCCGCAATTTAAAATAATTATTCATGCCCAAGCCTATGTTGAGGACTTTTATAAAAAATATGGTTTTGAATCTGTTGGTGACCATTTTATAGAGGCCGAGCGTGAGCATGTTAGGATGGTTCATGAACCGTTAAACGATATTTATGACAAATAA
- a CDS encoding transposase produces the protein MTKHSYDKEFKEQAVQYYLDNKDHMTMNEISKNLGIGASTLHKWIKLFTETGEFGRGSGNFASDKDKEIARLKRQLRDAEGAIEVLKKSIGILSK, from the coding sequence ATGACGAAGCACAGTTATGACAAGGAATTTAAGGAACAGGCCGTTCAGTATTACTTAGATAACAAGGATCACATGACCATGAATGAAATAAGTAAGAATCTAGGTATTGGGGCTAGTACATTACATAAATGGATTAAGCTGTTTACTGAGACTGGGGAGTTTGGCCGTGGCTCTGGTAATTTTGCCAGCGATAAGGACAAGGAGATTGCACGACTAAAGCGTCAACTTCGTGACGCTGAAGGAGCGATCGAAGTATTAAAAAAATCAATCGGGATTCTGAGCAAGTAA
- a CDS encoding IS3 family transposase yields the protein MDVQHALESHPSINGMCDYVGISRSGYYQREKRHNHQSPRKLRKKFIQGEIKAIWLKSLCIYGAGKITQELRSKGYKIAERTVGKYMRELGIHAVYLTPWTTTTRNSKFDKQLINILDEQFNPLRPNAVWCIDTTYIPVHDGFVYLTSIMDLYSRRIIGWDLSETLEVSNVIPLIEKTKHSRHISKPLIMHSDRGSQFTSEAYNQVTANMTLSYSKKAYPWDNACIESFHALIKREWINRFKIHSYSEAKRLVFQYIETFYNTVRIHSHCGFKSPKQLEDEYQTQIQNLVVA from the coding sequence ATGGACGTTCAGCACGCTTTGGAATCCCACCCTTCCATCAATGGTATGTGTGATTATGTTGGAATCTCAAGAAGTGGTTACTATCAACGAGAAAAGCGTCATAATCACCAATCACCGCGAAAGCTTCGGAAGAAGTTTATTCAAGGTGAAATTAAAGCAATTTGGCTCAAAAGCCTTTGTATTTACGGTGCCGGCAAAATCACCCAAGAACTTCGCTCAAAAGGATATAAGATCGCTGAACGAACTGTTGGTAAGTATATGCGTGAACTTGGCATTCACGCCGTTTACCTAACCCCTTGGACGACTACCACTCGCAATTCTAAGTTTGATAAACAGCTAATAAATATTTTAGACGAGCAGTTCAATCCATTGCGACCAAACGCCGTTTGGTGCATTGACACCACTTATATTCCAGTTCATGACGGATTCGTTTATTTAACCAGTATTATGGACTTGTACTCCCGACGGATCATTGGTTGGGACTTATCTGAAACCTTGGAGGTATCGAATGTCATCCCACTTATTGAAAAGACTAAGCACAGTCGCCATATTAGCAAGCCATTAATCATGCACAGTGATCGTGGTAGTCAGTTTACGTCTGAAGCTTACAATCAAGTTACAGCTAACATGACATTAAGCTATTCAAAGAAAGCTTATCCTTGGGATAATGCCTGCATTGAGTCGTTTCATGCCTTGATTAAGCGTGAATGGATAAATCGGTTTAAAATCCATTCATACTCCGAAGCTAAACGACTAGTTTTTCAGTACATTGAAACGTTTTACAACACAGTTAGAATTCACAGTCATTGTGGATTCAAATCACCAAAGCAACTTGAAGATGAGTATCAAACTCAAATTCAAAATTTAGTCGTGGCATAG
- a CDS encoding LytTR family DNA-binding domain-containing protein, which yields MKFPDIFELTVAKTGTKILIKDHTYFYRERLSHFKSDLPNDFIEASGSTVFNYHYLDHLELLDNGLIDVILTNGSHIQISRRKIKNLKARLGL from the coding sequence ATTAAATTCCCTGACATCTTTGAATTAACTGTTGCTAAGACCGGTACTAAAATTTTAATAAAAGATCATACCTACTTTTATCGTGAACGGTTATCCCACTTCAAAAGCGATCTTCCAAATGACTTTATTGAAGCATCTGGTAGCACTGTTTTTAATTATCATTATCTTGATCACCTTGAACTATTAGATAATGGATTAATAGATGTAATTTTAACAAATGGTAGCCACATTCAGATTTCACGACGAAAAATTAAAAATTTGAAAGCAAGGTTAGGACTATGA
- a CDS encoding DUF3021 family protein, translating into MKKYVKYTIGFSATGVLIGLAISLIFSYLNGSTIYYPSSPNFVNQFAHPLNSVTVSVVLWMLIGCVFGFGSLIFELGRL; encoded by the coding sequence ATGAAAAAATACGTCAAATATACTATCGGTTTCTCAGCGACCGGGGTTCTAATTGGTTTAGCTATCTCTTTAATTTTTAGCTATCTTAATGGCAGTACAATTTACTACCCCTCATCCCCTAATTTCGTTAACCAATTTGCCCATCCTCTTAACAGCGTAACTGTTTCCGTTGTTTTATGGATGCTAATCGGTTGTGTTTTTGGATTTGGAAGTTTAATTTTTGAACTTGGCAGATTGTAA
- a CDS encoding IS30 family transposase yields the protein MGTTILSFQNRIVIETLHNEGRSLRYIANYLGFSKTTVFNELHRLNGEYQAELAQTDFERKVSQRGRKSSLTKSLKHLIEEKIQVQKWSPEQVAHVVGIAYKMVYNWIDQGWLDVQLPDLPDHGIRRHRAKEKRGTFSHGRSIEERPHKVETRQEFGHFEADTVLSGKRKGQAVATFVERKSRLTIVKRLHGRDSQSMTQAVLELASQLQDKLKTLTVDHGKEFANYQAIEQLTGTQVYFAHAYSPHERGSNENRNRVLRRFIPKGQAIEELSDRQLVQINWYLNSRPIKCLNWHTPIEIFLLNLRH from the coding sequence ATGGGCACCACTATTTTATCATTCCAGAACCGCATTGTCATTGAAACGCTTCATAATGAAGGACGTTCCTTACGATACATTGCTAATTACTTAGGCTTTAGTAAAACCACAGTCTTTAACGAACTTCACCGGCTCAACGGTGAGTATCAAGCTGAACTAGCGCAAACTGACTTTGAACGCAAGGTTAGTCAACGGGGGCGGAAGTCTTCACTCACTAAAAGCCTTAAGCACTTGATTGAGGAAAAGATTCAAGTCCAGAAGTGGTCCCCTGAACAAGTTGCCCATGTAGTTGGGATTGCCTACAAGATGGTCTATAACTGGATTGATCAAGGATGGCTTGATGTACAGTTACCCGATTTGCCTGATCATGGAATTCGTCGTCATCGTGCTAAAGAAAAGCGTGGTACGTTCAGTCACGGCCGCTCCATTGAGGAGCGTCCTCATAAAGTCGAAACTCGCCAAGAATTCGGCCACTTTGAAGCTGATACCGTACTTTCTGGCAAACGTAAAGGTCAAGCTGTGGCGACTTTTGTGGAGCGTAAGAGTCGCCTGACAATTGTTAAACGGCTCCATGGTCGCGACAGTCAGTCCATGACTCAAGCCGTACTTGAACTAGCTAGTCAACTTCAAGACAAGCTCAAGACGCTTACCGTGGATCATGGGAAAGAGTTCGCTAACTATCAGGCAATTGAACAGCTAACAGGTACTCAGGTTTATTTTGCCCATGCTTATTCACCACATGAACGCGGTAGTAATGAGAACCGTAACCGAGTTTTGCGACGGTTTATTCCCAAGGGACAAGCCATTGAAGAGCTGAGCGATCGCCAGCTGGTTCAAATCAATTGGTATCTGAATTCCCGACCAATTAAATGTCTTAACTGGCACACACCAATCGAGATCTTCTTGCTTAATCTACGTCACTAA
- a CDS encoding NAD(P)/FAD-dependent oxidoreductase, translating to MNMKKYDDILIGSGPAAYKMSNLLAQTDRRVLVIEGFEYGGTCPNYGCEPKIFLEGATRTVLQSQQLLGRGISQPAKLDWEALMQTKLERFDPWPGETRDIIKKNHDVEDGYASFVDNHTITVNGHQYQADHIIIATGQTPNILDIPGKEYLHTSYGFLSLKELPQRITIIGAGFVGLELATLVAAAGAEVTIIVHSDRVLREFTKAEDEALVNAMQQRGIKFSFNTDTQKVSQGKDGLLVTTDQGEIQTDYVLDATGRHPNIEKLALENTDIEYDRHGINVNGHLMTTVDGVYAIGDVVNRKQPKLTPVAEFEGQYLFDYLTGKTDQDIVYPTIGQAAFTFPEVARAGVNPDDVAGDSQYQVKTVSLKYGSLYAGQNDQISTLTLVFKDQQLVGASEIGDYAADDINNFLPIIGLKINGDEYRQKVMAIYPTLGDKVAGLLP from the coding sequence ATGAACATGAAAAAGTATGACGATATTTTAATTGGATCTGGACCGGCTGCCTATAAGATGTCTAACCTCTTAGCCCAAACTGATCGTAGAGTATTGGTAATTGAAGGCTTCGAATATGGGGGTACTTGTCCTAATTATGGATGTGAGCCCAAAATTTTTCTGGAGGGAGCAACCCGGACTGTTCTCCAATCTCAGCAACTTCTTGGTAGAGGCATTAGTCAGCCAGCAAAATTAGATTGGGAAGCATTAATGCAGACTAAGCTTGAGCGGTTTGATCCATGGCCAGGCGAAACTCGCGATATTATTAAGAAAAATCACGATGTTGAAGATGGTTATGCAAGTTTCGTTGATAACCATACTATTACTGTAAACGGTCACCAATACCAGGCCGATCATATTATCATTGCGACGGGGCAAACACCAAATATTCTGGATATTCCGGGTAAAGAATATCTTCATACCAGTTATGGCTTTCTCTCGTTAAAAGAACTTCCACAACGGATTACGATAATCGGTGCGGGTTTTGTGGGCTTAGAGTTAGCAACCCTTGTAGCAGCTGCTGGCGCTGAAGTAACAATCATTGTTCATTCCGACCGCGTCCTTCGTGAATTTACAAAGGCGGAAGATGAAGCGCTAGTTAATGCGATGCAGCAACGGGGAATCAAATTCAGTTTTAATACTGATACCCAAAAAGTAAGCCAAGGGAAAGATGGTTTGCTCGTTACGACTGATCAGGGGGAAATACAGACTGACTATGTACTTGATGCAACTGGGCGTCATCCAAATATCGAGAAATTAGCGCTTGAAAATACTGATATTGAATATGATCGTCATGGTATTAATGTCAACGGTCACTTAATGACAACGGTTGACGGTGTGTACGCAATTGGGGATGTTGTTAATCGAAAACAACCTAAATTAACACCGGTTGCTGAATTTGAAGGTCAATATCTTTTTGACTACTTAACTGGTAAAACAGATCAAGATATTGTTTATCCAACAATTGGACAAGCGGCTTTTACATTCCCAGAAGTTGCCCGTGCCGGTGTTAATCCAGATGATGTCGCTGGTGACTCACAATATCAAGTGAAGACAGTTTCACTAAAATATGGTAGCCTTTACGCGGGCCAAAACGATCAAATCAGTACCCTTACCTTAGTCTTTAAAGATCAGCAATTGGTAGGGGCAAGTGAAATTGGCGATTATGCGGCTGATGATATTAATAACTTCTTGCCAATTATTGGTTTGAAGATTAATGGAGATGAGTATCGCCAAAAAGTAATGGCGATTTATCCAACGTTAGGCGATAAGGTTGCGGGGCTATTACCGTAA
- a CDS encoding ammonium transporter: MLKVNTLFIMIASILVLLMTPGLAFFYGGLINRRHANNMLLTVFMMCGLAVLLWITVGYSLSFSGNHWGIVGNLNNILMIHVPIDAITKTGIPIGDYAMFMMMFAIITPAIFCGSVVGHGLFNFLVMFTICWSIFVYYPLVHMVWAPHGLLARLGAVDFAGGLVVHVNAGITALILSAWVGRRKDVHSQRNNLSWVLIGTALLWIGWYGFNAGSALAVNDTAVQAMLTTTISCSSAMVTWMLLDRYQFNHITLAGVCNGAITGLVAITPGAGYVTLGGSMIIGIVGAIVSQYFITKIKPQLPIDDVVDAFGCHGVSGIWGSIATGIFASHQISHLVPNGLSFGGGLHLLLVQIFVTLLTIIFIGVMDIILIKLLSIVLPVSIDNEKLAAIQSK, from the coding sequence ATGTTAAAAGTTAATACATTATTTATCATGATCGCCAGTATTCTCGTGTTATTGATGACACCAGGACTGGCTTTTTTCTATGGTGGCCTAATCAATCGGCGCCATGCTAATAACATGTTGCTAACTGTTTTTATGATGTGTGGCTTAGCCGTACTTCTCTGGATTACAGTAGGCTATTCTCTTTCATTTTCTGGCAACCATTGGGGAATAGTCGGAAATTTAAATAATATATTAATGATTCATGTGCCAATCGATGCTATCACTAAAACCGGTATTCCAATTGGCGATTATGCAATGTTTATGATGATGTTTGCAATTATTACCCCGGCAATCTTTTGTGGATCGGTCGTCGGCCACGGACTCTTTAATTTTTTAGTAATGTTTACTATTTGCTGGTCTATCTTTGTTTACTACCCCCTTGTCCATATGGTTTGGGCACCACATGGACTATTAGCAAGATTAGGGGCAGTTGACTTTGCTGGTGGATTAGTTGTTCATGTAAATGCGGGGATAACGGCCTTAATCCTTTCAGCCTGGGTTGGTCGACGGAAAGATGTTCATTCTCAACGTAATAATTTATCGTGGGTATTAATTGGAACAGCCCTTTTATGGATTGGTTGGTACGGCTTTAACGCTGGTTCGGCCCTCGCCGTTAATGATACGGCCGTACAAGCCATGTTAACAACGACCATCTCATGTTCAAGTGCAATGGTAACATGGATGTTATTGGATCGTTATCAGTTTAATCATATTACCCTAGCTGGAGTCTGTAACGGTGCAATTACCGGTTTAGTAGCAATCACTCCTGGAGCAGGCTACGTTACACTAGGTGGTTCAATGATTATTGGAATAGTCGGTGCAATCGTTAGCCAATACTTTATTACTAAGATCAAACCACAACTGCCAATTGATGATGTTGTTGATGCATTCGGTTGCCATGGGGTTAGTGGTATCTGGGGAAGTATTGCAACTGGTATTTTTGCTAGCCATCAGATAAGTCATCTAGTACCTAATGGGCTTTCATTTGGTGGTGGTTTGCACCTTTTGCTTGTTCAAATCTTCGTTACCTTATTGACAATTATATTTATCGGTGTGATGGATATTATCTTAATAAAACTGCTCTCAATTGTTTTACCGGTTTCGATTGATAATGAAAAACTGGCAGCAATTCAAAGTAAGTGA
- a CDS encoding Rpn family recombination-promoting nuclease/putative transposase, with product MYSFRSKNNIPARLRYYQKQVDHELLRPGDNYSVFNNYPTYIIVFCNFDYFKQGWARYEFNLTCTRDHNLKFGNNRTVIIFNALAKKFDKNDEPIKNFLALMCNQGDNKNRFIAQIQDEIDKVKQDPERRNGFMKYELNLMDAKIEAREEGMAKAKREDIKKLIDSLYELNIKPEIIKQKVMEKYDLTDNAYDKFLE from the coding sequence ATATATTCCTTTAGAAGCAAAAATAACATACCAGCACGGTTACGTTATTACCAAAAACAGGTTGATCATGAGCTATTAAGACCTGGAGATAATTATTCAGTATTTAATAATTACCCTACTTATATTATTGTGTTTTGTAATTTTGATTATTTTAAGCAGGGATGGGCACGATATGAATTTAATCTTACGTGTACTCGAGACCATAATCTAAAATTTGGTAATAATCGGACAGTCATTATCTTCAATGCTCTTGCTAAAAAATTTGATAAAAATGATGAACCGATTAAGAACTTCCTTGCTTTAATGTGCAATCAAGGCGACAATAAGAATAGATTTATTGCACAGATTCAAGACGAAATTGATAAAGTCAAACAAGATCCAGAAAGGAGAAATGGCTTTATGAAGTACGAATTAAACTTGATGGACGCTAAAATTGAAGCACGAGAAGAAGGAATGGCAAAAGCAAAAAGGGAAGATATTAAAAAGTTAATTGACTCTCTTTATGAACTCAATATTAAACCAGAGATCATTAAACAAAAAGTTATGGAAAAATATGATTTAACCGATAATGCATATGATAAATTTCTCGAATAA
- a CDS encoding multidrug transporter, translated as MNNISKSDWQLFNKLLLEWQERYMNRLNQEYKRILNGDGSPSNKFWKLEKRIKADRKSPGVIVEVSKRAMFQTLLQLISEKVITDEDLNGFSEELRDDINTVIKRFG; from the coding sequence ATGAATAATATCTCTAAAAGTGACTGGCAATTATTCAACAAGTTGCTTCTAGAATGGCAAGAAAGATATATGAATCGACTTAACCAAGAATACAAAAGAATATTAAATGGTGATGGTTCGCCATCAAATAAATTTTGGAAGTTGGAAAAACGAATAAAAGCAGATCGAAAATCGCCGGGGGTTATTGTTGAAGTATCGAAGAGAGCTATGTTTCAAACTTTACTGCAGTTAATATCAGAGAAAGTAATTACAGATGAAGATTTAAATGGTTTTAGCGAAGAATTAAGAGATGATATTAATACTGTTATTAAACGATTTGGTTAA